A portion of the Lolium rigidum isolate FL_2022 chromosome 1, APGP_CSIRO_Lrig_0.1, whole genome shotgun sequence genome contains these proteins:
- the LOC124691364 gene encoding TOM1-like protein 5 isoform X1, protein MASEMVKAATSEKLKEMDWAKNIEICELVAQDPGKAKDVIKSIKKCVGSRSKNAQLYAVMLLEMLMNNCGEPIHKQVIDNGLLPILVKIVKKKSSLQTELPVREKVFLLLDATQTSLGGAKGKFPQYYGAYYELVSAGVTFSNRPNVIVTEVQHPVPEAIIEPNKDNLSSRLNDRHNEAQTPPVSDTSIIQKASSVMEVLRDVLNSMDPRHPEGATDEFVLDLVEQCTFQKQRIMHLVMTSRDELVVSQCIELNEELQKVLVRHDALLSAHPTTATVPSNLEEEHEEEDAESLYRRLRKGKALSQDYLDESIPPFRSIPEEKLRRPLTIQPVPHPDKKPTALSIRSPDHPEAKPDPSAVLIPPPPAKHAERERFFREKSMDGLPGHLRGPSSNSSSTCSGSTDYGDLGER, encoded by the exons ATGGCTTCGGAAATGGTGAAGGCGGCCACCAGCGAGAAGCTCAAGGAGATGGACTGGGCCAAGAACATCGAAATCTGCGAGCTCGTCGCGCAGGATCCAGG GAAAGCGAAGGATGTGATCAAATCTATAAAGAAGTGTGTAGGAAGCAGGAGCAAGAATGCTCAACTTTATGCTGTCATG CTATTGGAGATGCTCATGAATAACTGTGGAGAGCCTATCCACAAGCAAGTCATTGACAATGGGCTTCTCCCGATACTTGTCAAAATAGTGAAGAAAAAG TCTTCATTGCAGACAGAATTGCCAGTTCGGGAAAAGGTATTTCTTTTGTTAGATGCGACCCAAACATCCCTTGGTGGAGCTAAAGGAAAGTTCCCCCAGTACTATGGGGCATATTATGAATTAGTG TCTGCAGGCGTGACGTTTTCAAATCGTCCAAATGTTATCGTTACAGAAGTACAACATCCGGTGCCAGAAGCAATAATCGAACCAAATAAGGACAACCTATCTAGCAGATTGAATGACAGACATAATGAAGCTCAAACACCGCCGGTTTCTGACACGAG TATAATTCAGAAAGCATCTAGTGTCATGGAAGTTTTAAGGGATGTGCTTAATTCCATGGATCCTAGACATCCTGAG GGAGCAACAGATgagtttgtgttagatcttgtggAGCAATGTACATTTCAAAAGCAACGGATAATGCATCTGGTCATGACGTCAAG GGATGAATTGGTGGTATCGCAATGCATAGAGCTGAATGAAGAGTTGCAGAAGGTTCTTGTACGGCACGATGCATTGCTTTCAGCTCACCCAACTACGGCGACGGTTCCATCTAACCTCGAGGAAGAACACGAGGAGGAAGACGCTGAAAGTCTTTATCGGAG ATTACGGAAGGGGAAGGCCTTATCTCAAGACTACCTAGATGAGTCCATTCCACCGTTTCGATCCATACCTGAGGAAAAGCTGCGCCGCCCTCTCACCATCCAACCAGTACCTCACCCCGACAAGAAGCCCACCGCGCTGAGCATCCGCTCGCCAGACCACCCAGAGGCAAAGCCCGACCCTTCTGCCGTCTTGATCCCGCCTCCGCCCGCCAAGCATGCCGAGAGGGAGAGGTTCTTCCGCGAGAAGAGCATGGATGGCCTGCCAGGCCACCTCAGGGGCCCGTCGTCGAACAGCAGCAGCACGTGCAGCGGCAGCACGGATTACGGCGACTTAGGGGAGCGGTAG
- the LOC124691364 gene encoding TOM1-like protein 5 isoform X2: MASEMVKAATSEKLKEMDWAKNIEICELVAQDPGKAKDVIKSIKKCVGSRSKNAQLYAVMLLEMLMNNCGEPIHKQVIDNGLLPILVKIVKKKTELPVREKVFLLLDATQTSLGGAKGKFPQYYGAYYELVSAGVTFSNRPNVIVTEVQHPVPEAIIEPNKDNLSSRLNDRHNEAQTPPVSDTSIIQKASSVMEVLRDVLNSMDPRHPEGATDEFVLDLVEQCTFQKQRIMHLVMTSRDELVVSQCIELNEELQKVLVRHDALLSAHPTTATVPSNLEEEHEEEDAESLYRRLRKGKALSQDYLDESIPPFRSIPEEKLRRPLTIQPVPHPDKKPTALSIRSPDHPEAKPDPSAVLIPPPPAKHAERERFFREKSMDGLPGHLRGPSSNSSSTCSGSTDYGDLGER, from the exons ATGGCTTCGGAAATGGTGAAGGCGGCCACCAGCGAGAAGCTCAAGGAGATGGACTGGGCCAAGAACATCGAAATCTGCGAGCTCGTCGCGCAGGATCCAGG GAAAGCGAAGGATGTGATCAAATCTATAAAGAAGTGTGTAGGAAGCAGGAGCAAGAATGCTCAACTTTATGCTGTCATG CTATTGGAGATGCTCATGAATAACTGTGGAGAGCCTATCCACAAGCAAGTCATTGACAATGGGCTTCTCCCGATACTTGTCAAAATAGTGAAGAAAAAG ACAGAATTGCCAGTTCGGGAAAAGGTATTTCTTTTGTTAGATGCGACCCAAACATCCCTTGGTGGAGCTAAAGGAAAGTTCCCCCAGTACTATGGGGCATATTATGAATTAGTG TCTGCAGGCGTGACGTTTTCAAATCGTCCAAATGTTATCGTTACAGAAGTACAACATCCGGTGCCAGAAGCAATAATCGAACCAAATAAGGACAACCTATCTAGCAGATTGAATGACAGACATAATGAAGCTCAAACACCGCCGGTTTCTGACACGAG TATAATTCAGAAAGCATCTAGTGTCATGGAAGTTTTAAGGGATGTGCTTAATTCCATGGATCCTAGACATCCTGAG GGAGCAACAGATgagtttgtgttagatcttgtggAGCAATGTACATTTCAAAAGCAACGGATAATGCATCTGGTCATGACGTCAAG GGATGAATTGGTGGTATCGCAATGCATAGAGCTGAATGAAGAGTTGCAGAAGGTTCTTGTACGGCACGATGCATTGCTTTCAGCTCACCCAACTACGGCGACGGTTCCATCTAACCTCGAGGAAGAACACGAGGAGGAAGACGCTGAAAGTCTTTATCGGAG ATTACGGAAGGGGAAGGCCTTATCTCAAGACTACCTAGATGAGTCCATTCCACCGTTTCGATCCATACCTGAGGAAAAGCTGCGCCGCCCTCTCACCATCCAACCAGTACCTCACCCCGACAAGAAGCCCACCGCGCTGAGCATCCGCTCGCCAGACCACCCAGAGGCAAAGCCCGACCCTTCTGCCGTCTTGATCCCGCCTCCGCCCGCCAAGCATGCCGAGAGGGAGAGGTTCTTCCGCGAGAAGAGCATGGATGGCCTGCCAGGCCACCTCAGGGGCCCGTCGTCGAACAGCAGCAGCACGTGCAGCGGCAGCACGGATTACGGCGACTTAGGGGAGCGGTAG